One window of Mesorhizobium sp. WSM4904 genomic DNA carries:
- a CDS encoding metallophosphoesterase codes for MRRVRILQVGDIHYPDWHPSSSNIDAKDSKFAPKITQKLRASSLRAVLTKLRRLTTSKPLDSIAFMGDFTSRGDKTFIASAFQHFTLLCRAQGRSSKALPLIFVPGNHDVNRDDARELGPTEKFSEMASLAARLGWQTVPVDQPVHFRLPTGSAGANFILVNTAIGSWELQNLPAFLRDRLEALSPSTEPLDLGSPDISGHSPATPPSDPDKEASDDEYYGQMDTPYISREMLAGLQELLQQPDMRYGIIIGHHNLLPQKTPRITPYAEMLNSGFVRTQLLQGNKPIVYLHGHIHADPVEIVNDPRFPDGKLICISAPEIQSGFNELVFFTTDQGELVGIRLIPYRTNVADGTVMEGEHCFISTMSNGKAFLNNDTFDLLRRLRDHATRRGNGLLFWDEITEIAASAELGLDLEDSLLMLQAARFIEIDGLTKANSAWRIKVRDE; via the coding sequence ATGCGGCGGGTGCGAATCCTTCAAGTAGGCGATATTCACTATCCGGACTGGCATCCTTCCTCTAGCAACATCGATGCCAAGGATAGCAAGTTCGCTCCGAAAATAACGCAGAAGCTACGCGCGTCTTCGCTGCGTGCCGTCTTGACGAAACTTCGGCGGCTGACGACTTCGAAGCCCTTGGATTCGATCGCCTTCATGGGGGATTTCACGAGCCGTGGCGACAAGACCTTCATTGCTTCGGCATTCCAGCATTTCACGTTGCTCTGCCGCGCACAGGGACGCAGTTCAAAGGCGCTTCCGTTGATATTCGTACCGGGAAATCACGATGTGAACCGTGATGACGCGCGCGAACTTGGACCGACTGAGAAATTCAGCGAAATGGCGAGTTTAGCCGCCCGCTTGGGTTGGCAGACCGTTCCCGTGGACCAACCCGTGCACTTCAGACTTCCGACAGGATCCGCAGGCGCAAACTTCATCCTCGTCAACACAGCGATAGGCAGTTGGGAGCTTCAAAACCTTCCCGCGTTCCTTCGTGATCGTCTCGAGGCACTCAGTCCTTCTACAGAGCCTCTAGATCTCGGCTCGCCGGACATCTCGGGACATTCGCCCGCGACACCTCCCAGCGATCCAGACAAGGAGGCGTCCGACGACGAGTATTACGGTCAGATGGACACGCCATACATCTCGCGTGAGATGCTTGCAGGCCTACAGGAATTGCTCCAGCAGCCCGACATGCGTTACGGCATCATAATCGGCCATCACAATCTGCTGCCACAAAAGACTCCGCGCATTACGCCATACGCGGAGATGCTCAACAGCGGATTTGTCAGAACTCAGCTGCTGCAGGGCAACAAGCCTATCGTCTACCTGCATGGACACATACATGCTGATCCGGTCGAGATCGTCAACGATCCAAGGTTTCCGGACGGCAAATTGATCTGCATCTCAGCACCAGAGATACAGTCAGGTTTCAATGAGCTCGTCTTCTTCACGACCGATCAGGGAGAGCTCGTCGGCATCCGACTTATACCCTACCGCACCAATGTCGCCGACGGGACGGTCATGGAAGGCGAACATTGCTTTATTTCGACCATGTCCAACGGCAAGGCCTTTCTGAACAACGACACGTTTGACCTGCTGCGCCGACTGCGCGACCATGCCACCAGGCGCGGGAATGGGTTACTCTTCTGGGACGAGATCACTGAGATTGCTGCCTCCGCCGAGCTCGGGCTAGATCTGGAAGACTCTCTTCTGATGCTCCAAGCGGCGCGCTTCATCGAGATAGACGGCCTCACCAAGGCAAACTCGGCTTGGCGCATTAAGGTAAGGGACGAATAG